The following are from one region of the Pirellulaceae bacterium genome:
- a CDS encoding NAD-dependent epimerase/dehydratase family protein, with amino-acid sequence MVIFVTGATGLLGNSIVRQLLSQGYAVRALCRQETTRRGLEGLDVQIVDGDLRDSQQLARGIKGCQAAIHSAAMIHIGWSRLAQSRQVNVEGTRRIVEACVAQDVKLLHISTVDTLPAAISLEQPIDETATGGVPKVPCNYVVSKREAEDVVRCAISEQGLRACILHPGFMLGPYDWKPSSGRLLLSVAKAPVALATAGGCSLCDARDVAAGIVQAIDRAADGQHYILAGENLTYRDLWARILQIAGRPRRVYWPYRAMTVAGWMCDALYRCLPLREGDINGASIAMGQLNHYYSSAKAQQELGYNCRPSQQTLEDAWRWLNQHHGRST; translated from the coding sequence GTGGTGATCTTTGTTACCGGTGCAACGGGCCTGCTGGGGAACAGTATCGTCCGCCAACTGTTATCGCAGGGCTACGCAGTGCGCGCGCTGTGCCGTCAGGAGACTACGCGACGCGGCCTGGAGGGGCTGGATGTGCAGATCGTTGACGGCGATCTAAGAGATAGTCAGCAATTAGCCCGTGGAATTAAGGGATGCCAGGCAGCCATTCATAGCGCAGCCATGATTCACATAGGTTGGTCGCGACTAGCCCAATCGCGACAGGTGAATGTCGAAGGCACGCGACGAATCGTAGAAGCTTGCGTGGCTCAGGATGTCAAACTGTTGCACATCTCCACGGTCGATACTTTGCCAGCGGCGATCAGTTTAGAGCAGCCAATCGATGAAACCGCTACAGGGGGCGTTCCCAAAGTACCTTGTAATTACGTGGTTAGCAAGCGCGAGGCCGAAGATGTCGTGCGCTGTGCAATTAGCGAGCAGGGGCTTCGAGCTTGCATCCTTCATCCAGGGTTCATGTTGGGGCCATACGATTGGAAGCCGTCCAGCGGTCGATTGCTGCTCAGCGTCGCCAAGGCTCCCGTCGCCCTAGCCACGGCTGGCGGATGCAGCTTGTGCGACGCACGCGATGTGGCCGCCGGGATAGTCCAAGCCATCGATCGTGCCGCCGATGGTCAACACTATATTCTGGCCGGCGAAAACCTGACCTATCGCGATTTATGGGCGCGCATTCTCCAAATCGCTGGCAGGCCCAGGCGCGTGTATTGGCCGTATCGGGCCATGACAGTTGCAGGTTGGATGTGTGATGCCCTGTATCGATGCCTGCCGTTGCGGGAAGGTGACATTAACGGTGCTTCGATCGCAATGGGCCAGCTGAATCACTATTACAGCTCCGCCAAGGCTCAGCAAGAACTCGGTTACAATTGTCGCCCATCGCAGCAGACGTTGGAGGACGCTTGGCGCTGGTTGAATCAGCACCACGGACGCAGTACATAA
- the speA gene encoding biosynthetic arginine decarboxylase, translating into MNEERLQHVQLAYGVENWAAGYFDIHPRGNLLVRPAAGDARFADLKEIVDYLVSRHRIQLPLLLRFPQILTSQLRALTQAYQNAIQEFGYRRQHFPLFPMKVNPRREVVEEFLREAGRCNVGLECGSKAELYAAIAQEQTPESLLLCNGFKDETFLRMALLAVQAGKRVVIVIEKLNEMRMLLKLTQELGVAPQIGLRAKLYSRGSGKWASSGGDSAKFGLTTSEILDCLKMLRQAKLDGQLKLLHFHIGSQITDIKRVKHAMREAARVYCKLRQIDCQIELVDIGGGLGVDYDGSQTRFDSSVNYTVQEFANDVVYAFKSICEEENVPEPHLATEAGRFMTAYHCVLITCIRDEIETFADDQPEVTIDADDPLVITELKDLCDSINTKNYAEYYHDALQLKDELQIQFNLGLVSLEDRAKGDVLFWEICHRALREAEEDSFSDEEFEQLKSSLAQKYLCNFSLFRSAPDSWAIRQLFPIVPIHRLDEKLTDYATLVDVTCDSDGKIDRFVDLKDVNQTLELHDWKPDQPYYLGIFLVGAYQEVMGNHHNLFGNPNEAQVAIDNDGRFHVTRIVPGSTINDMIRFAHYDADQLAECYQRQLIAQMQSGKLSAEQVERLLKQYKAAAGHSTYLD; encoded by the coding sequence ATGAACGAAGAACGATTACAGCATGTTCAGCTCGCCTACGGAGTGGAGAATTGGGCGGCAGGGTATTTCGATATCCATCCGCGCGGCAATCTATTGGTGCGACCAGCAGCCGGTGACGCACGGTTCGCGGATTTGAAGGAAATTGTGGATTATCTGGTGTCGCGACACCGTATCCAATTGCCACTGCTACTGCGATTTCCGCAGATACTGACCAGTCAGCTTCGCGCGCTAACGCAAGCCTACCAAAATGCCATTCAGGAATTCGGCTACAGGCGACAGCATTTTCCACTGTTTCCCATGAAGGTGAATCCGCGCCGCGAGGTGGTAGAAGAGTTTTTGCGCGAGGCCGGGCGTTGCAATGTCGGTTTGGAATGTGGCAGCAAAGCCGAACTGTACGCTGCCATCGCCCAAGAACAGACGCCAGAATCGCTGCTGCTGTGTAACGGCTTCAAGGACGAAACGTTCTTGAGGATGGCGCTGTTAGCAGTCCAAGCCGGCAAACGTGTGGTCATCGTCATTGAAAAGCTAAACGAAATGCGGATGCTACTCAAGCTGACGCAAGAGTTGGGTGTGGCACCTCAAATCGGCCTCAGAGCCAAGCTCTACTCGCGAGGTTCTGGCAAATGGGCATCCTCTGGTGGCGATTCAGCCAAATTCGGATTGACGACCTCTGAAATCTTGGATTGTCTCAAAATGTTGCGCCAGGCAAAGTTGGACGGCCAGCTCAAGCTGCTCCATTTCCACATCGGCTCGCAAATCACCGATATCAAGCGCGTCAAGCATGCCATGAGAGAAGCAGCGCGCGTATACTGCAAGCTGCGACAAATCGACTGCCAAATTGAATTGGTGGATATCGGCGGTGGATTAGGCGTCGACTACGATGGATCGCAAACGCGGTTTGATTCCAGCGTGAACTACACGGTACAGGAATTCGCGAACGATGTGGTGTATGCCTTCAAGTCCATCTGTGAAGAGGAGAACGTACCTGAACCGCATTTAGCTACGGAAGCCGGGCGATTCATGACCGCCTACCACTGCGTATTGATCACCTGTATTCGCGACGAAATCGAGACGTTTGCCGACGATCAGCCCGAAGTTACCATCGACGCCGATGATCCGTTGGTGATTACCGAACTCAAAGATCTGTGCGATTCCATCAATACCAAGAACTATGCCGAGTATTACCACGACGCTCTGCAGTTGAAAGACGAATTGCAGATCCAGTTCAACCTGGGGTTGGTTAGCTTGGAAGATCGAGCCAAAGGGGACGTCCTGTTTTGGGAGATTTGCCATCGCGCGTTGCGCGAGGCTGAAGAAGATAGTTTTTCAGACGAAGAATTTGAGCAACTCAAGAGTAGCCTAGCACAGAAGTATCTGTGCAATTTCTCGCTGTTTCGTTCAGCTCCCGATAGCTGGGCAATTCGACAATTATTTCCCATCGTGCCCATTCATCGGCTGGACGAAAAGCTGACTGATTACGCAACATTGGTCGACGTGACTTGCGACAGCGACGGAAAGATCGATCGCTTCGTGGATTTGAAAGATGTCAATCAGACACTGGAGTTACACGATTGGAAGCCGGATCAGCCATACTATCTGGGCATTTTCTTGGTAGGGGCTTATCAGGAGGTCATGGGCAATCATCACAATCTGTTTGGCAATCCCAACGAAGCGCAGGTTGCCATCGACAACGACGGCCGATTTCATGTGACGCGCATCGTGCCGGGCAGCACCATCAACGACATGATCCGTTTTGCACACTATGATGCAGACCAATTGGCCGAGTGCTATCAGCGTCAATTGATAGCACAAATGCAATCTGGCAAGCTATCAGCGGAGCAAGTCGAGCGGTTGTTAAAACAGTACAAGGCTGCGGCCGGCCACAGCACATATCTGGACTAG
- the ribA gene encoding GTP cyclohydrolase II has protein sequence MSQDFSTIQAAVDAIRRGEVIIVLDAEDRENEGDFICAAELVTTETINFMLSGRGQLCCPILPTACDRLQLRPVVDSNNAPLQTAFMTPIDHAGCKTGITAQERAETIRLIANGNSKPDDFVRPGHVYPLLAREGGVLRRAGHTEAAVDLPRMAGLAPAGVLTEILDSSGDRATRDALLDLARRHKLEIITIEQLIAHRRISEKLVSRSAHAQLPTRLGNFEVMVYDVQFESQEPIAIVMGDLTTPGQQPPLVRMHSSCFTGDLLQSLRCDCGDQLQQALQMIATEGRGVLVYLPQEGRGIGLARKIQAYALQEQGLDTVEANHALGYKADMRDYGIGIQILKDLGLKEIRLLTNNPKKTEAFNLRGFDLKVIDQVPIVCEPNPHNATYLQTKREKLGHHLPTQAH, from the coding sequence ATGTCTCAAGATTTCAGCACCATCCAGGCGGCTGTGGATGCAATTCGTCGCGGCGAGGTCATTATTGTTTTGGATGCGGAGGATCGCGAAAACGAAGGCGACTTTATTTGCGCCGCCGAATTAGTGACCACCGAGACGATTAACTTTATGCTCAGCGGCCGCGGACAGCTGTGCTGTCCCATTCTGCCCACTGCCTGTGATCGCTTGCAGCTCAGACCGGTTGTCGACAGCAACAATGCTCCACTACAAACCGCCTTTATGACCCCCATCGATCACGCTGGTTGCAAAACGGGCATTACCGCGCAGGAGCGCGCTGAAACTATTCGGCTAATCGCCAATGGAAATTCCAAACCCGACGATTTTGTGCGGCCAGGTCACGTCTATCCGCTGCTGGCTCGCGAAGGCGGCGTGCTGCGGCGCGCCGGACACACCGAAGCTGCCGTCGATCTGCCGCGTATGGCCGGGTTGGCACCGGCTGGAGTGCTGACTGAAATTCTGGATAGCTCTGGCGATCGCGCGACTCGCGACGCACTGCTCGACTTGGCTCGACGACACAAGTTGGAAATTATCACCATCGAACAACTGATCGCTCACCGTCGCATCAGTGAAAAACTGGTCTCGCGTAGCGCTCACGCTCAACTGCCAACGCGGCTGGGCAATTTTGAAGTTATGGTCTACGACGTGCAATTTGAATCCCAGGAACCGATCGCGATCGTGATGGGGGATCTGACGACGCCTGGCCAGCAACCACCCTTGGTACGCATGCACAGCAGTTGTTTTACGGGAGACCTGCTGCAATCGCTGCGCTGCGACTGTGGCGATCAATTGCAGCAGGCGCTTCAGATGATTGCCACAGAAGGACGCGGTGTGCTGGTCTATCTACCGCAGGAGGGTCGCGGTATTGGTCTGGCACGCAAAATTCAGGCCTATGCGCTTCAAGAACAAGGCTTGGACACGGTCGAGGCCAATCATGCCCTGGGCTACAAGGCAGACATGCGCGACTATGGAATCGGTATTCAGATTCTGAAGGATTTGGGACTCAAGGAAATCCGCCTGCTGACCAATAATCCTAAGAAAACCGAAGCGTTCAACTTGCGCGGTTTTGATCTAAAAGTCATCGATCAAGTTCCCATCGTCTGCGAACCTAATCCGCATAACGCTACCTATCTTCAAACCAAACGCGAAAAGCTGGGGCACCACTTGCCGACGCAGGCGCATTAG
- a CDS encoding tRNA-dihydrouridine synthase, with protein MVHRSTLTIRPANHGSHSLVRSVATGDAVSAATAGQPLPVAPLRIGSLVVDPPILQAPMAGFTNYAYRQVVREYGGVGLQATEMVNARGFDWLDQHQTEHPDRLWGVRDEPRPLAVQIWDNDPEVMARVGRRLVEDYQVSVVDINFGCPVKQVTQRAHSGSYLLRYPDRMRQIIIRLVEACAPTPVTAKIRLGCTRKCANPSEIAGVIEDAGAAALTVHGRTAEEYFSGSADWEQIASLKKHLARIPLIGNGDLDSADKVVHAFQHYQVDGVMIARAALGRPWLFAQATAALRGLPIPPDPPLDEQRLCMLRHFDLVVARFGPAKGTQLMRKYACCYAQGKPGARNFRSQVAHITTPDQFYQVVDREFPRDTEL; from the coding sequence ATGGTTCATCGATCAACGCTTACGATTCGACCAGCCAATCACGGATCGCATTCCCTAGTCCGTTCGGTGGCGACGGGCGACGCTGTTAGCGCTGCGACTGCTGGACAGCCGCTGCCAGTTGCCCCCTTGCGCATCGGTTCGCTGGTGGTCGATCCTCCCATTTTACAAGCACCTATGGCAGGCTTTACCAACTATGCCTATCGCCAAGTGGTTCGCGAATATGGCGGCGTGGGCTTACAGGCCACGGAGATGGTCAACGCACGCGGGTTTGATTGGCTGGATCAGCATCAGACCGAGCATCCCGACCGGCTGTGGGGCGTCCGCGATGAACCGCGACCGTTGGCCGTTCAGATTTGGGACAACGATCCTGAAGTCATGGCTCGCGTTGGCCGTCGCTTGGTCGAAGATTATCAGGTCAGCGTGGTGGACATCAATTTTGGCTGTCCGGTGAAACAAGTCACGCAACGCGCCCATTCCGGGTCTTACCTGTTGCGTTATCCGGATCGGATGCGCCAAATCATTATCCGGCTGGTCGAAGCCTGTGCGCCAACTCCGGTAACCGCCAAGATTCGATTGGGCTGTACGCGCAAGTGTGCCAACCCGTCCGAAATTGCAGGCGTTATCGAAGACGCGGGCGCGGCTGCCCTAACAGTACATGGACGCACAGCGGAGGAATACTTTTCTGGCAGCGCCGACTGGGAGCAAATCGCCTCACTCAAAAAGCATCTTGCGCGGATTCCCTTGATCGGCAACGGCGATTTGGACAGCGCGGACAAAGTGGTCCATGCTTTCCAGCATTATCAAGTCGATGGTGTGATGATCGCGCGCGCCGCCTTAGGACGCCCCTGGCTATTTGCTCAAGCTACTGCCGCACTGCGCGGACTACCCATCCCGCCTGATCCACCGCTGGACGAGCAGCGCCTGTGCATGTTGCGACACTTTGATTTGGTAGTTGCGCGCTTCGGGCCTGCCAAAGGCACTCAGTTGATGCGCAAATACGCCTGCTGCTATGCTCAGGGTAAACCCGGTGCACGCAATTTTCGCAGCCAAGTTGCGCACATCACTACGCCCGATCAGTTTTACCAAGTGGTCGATCGCGAGTTTCCTCGCGACACCGAGCTGTAG